A genomic window from Chlorobium phaeobacteroides DSM 266 includes:
- a CDS encoding NAD+ synthase — translation MNSLDLHLDYGIVEDILKTFLLNEIRKFGFRSVVLGLSGGIDSAVVCELASRALGSDQVLALMMPYRSSSTDSIVHAQLLVEKLGIRAETCSITAAVDAFFEGVPEEDRLRRGNIMARTRMVYLYDVSARQNSLVVGTSNKTELLLGYGTLFGDMASAVNPVGDLYKTQIRGLARHLGIPEQLITKTPSADLWEGQSDEADLGFSYDEVDHLLFMMLEKRMDKAAIIEQGVSEIFYDRVRKMVVRNQYKRMMPVIAKISSRTPGIDFRYARDWQEVK, via the coding sequence ATGAATTCTCTTGATTTGCATCTTGATTACGGTATTGTTGAAGATATTCTCAAAACATTTCTTCTTAACGAGATCAGGAAATTCGGATTTCGATCCGTTGTCCTTGGTCTTTCCGGAGGCATTGATTCTGCTGTGGTCTGCGAACTTGCCTCTCGCGCACTTGGTTCCGATCAGGTGCTTGCGCTCATGATGCCTTACAGGTCGAGCAGCACTGACAGTATCGTTCATGCACAACTGCTTGTCGAAAAACTTGGTATCCGGGCTGAAACTTGTTCAATAACTGCTGCCGTTGACGCTTTTTTCGAAGGGGTTCCCGAAGAGGATCGTCTGAGAAGAGGTAATATTATGGCTCGTACGAGAATGGTTTATCTCTATGATGTTTCGGCACGTCAGAACAGTCTGGTGGTAGGAACCAGCAATAAAACCGAACTTCTGCTTGGGTATGGAACGCTTTTTGGAGATATGGCTTCAGCCGTCAATCCTGTCGGCGATCTCTACAAAACCCAGATACGTGGTCTTGCGCGTCATCTCGGGATTCCGGAACAGTTGATTACTAAAACGCCCTCAGCCGATCTCTGGGAGGGCCAGAGCGATGAGGCTGATCTTGGATTTTCTTATGATGAGGTGGATCATCTTCTGTTTATGATGCTTGAAAAAAGAATGGATAAAGCAGCAATTATCGAGCAGGGCGTTTCGGAGATATTTTATGACAGGGTGAGAAAAATGGTGGTCAGGAACCAGTACAAGAGAATGATGCCTGTTATTGCAAAAATTTCCTCAAGAACTCCCGGAATAGATTTTCGCTATGCAAGGGATTGGCAGGAGGTGAAGTAG
- a CDS encoding pyruvoyl-dependent arginine decarboxylase — MSFVPKKVFFTKGVGRHKEYLSSFELALRDAKIEKCNLVTVSSIFPPKCERISVEEGMKLLAPGQITFAVMARNSTNEYNRLIAASVGVAIPADDTQYGYLSEHHPFGESAEQSGEYAEDLAATMLATTLGIEFDPNKDWDEREGIYQMSGKIINSYNITQSAEGQNGLWTTVISCAVLLP, encoded by the coding sequence TTGTCATTTGTTCCTAAAAAAGTGTTTTTCACAAAAGGTGTTGGAAGACACAAAGAGTATCTCTCGTCATTCGAGCTTGCCCTGAGAGATGCAAAAATCGAAAAGTGCAATCTGGTTACCGTGTCGAGCATCTTTCCGCCGAAATGTGAACGAATCAGTGTTGAAGAGGGCATGAAACTCCTCGCCCCGGGGCAGATCACCTTTGCTGTCATGGCACGAAACTCCACCAACGAATACAACCGCCTTATCGCCGCATCGGTAGGTGTTGCGATTCCTGCTGACGACACCCAGTACGGCTACCTCTCGGAACACCATCCCTTTGGTGAATCGGCAGAACAGTCAGGAGAATATGCCGAAGATCTTGCCGCCACCATGCTTGCAACAACGCTCGGCATTGAATTCGATCCCAACAAGGACTGGGACGAACGTGAAGGTATTTACCAGATGAGCGGTAAAATCATCAACTCTTACAACATCACACAGTCTGCCGAGGGTCAAAATGGACTCTGGACAACGGTAATTTCCTGCGCTGTACTGCTTCCTTAA
- the murA gene encoding UDP-N-acetylglucosamine 1-carboxyvinyltransferase, with the protein MDKLVIHGGRRISGTVAASGSKNSSLPIIAATLLAEKGTFTLHRIPELHDIETFTQLLQHLGVETTFNNNTLRVSTENVQSILAPYELVKKMRASIYVLGPLLARFGEAKVSLPGGCAFGPRPIDLHLMAMEKLGAEIKIETGFITASVKGKKLRGAHIDFPVSSVGATGNALMAAVLAKGTTTITNAAAEPEIETLCHFLSAMGACIDGTGTTKLVIEGVATLQAIEFTNVFDRIEAATLLAAAAITGGSITLNGVEPSQLKAVLKKFVHAGCQISTQSDSVTLISPEQLLPTDVTAKPYPSFPTDMQAQWIALMTQASGKSLITDRVYHERFNHIPELNRLGAHIEIKNNQAVVHGPRKLSGTTVMSTDLRASASLVLAGLVAEGITEVLRVYHLDRGYEKIEMKLNALGAQISREKYKEFS; encoded by the coding sequence ATGGACAAGCTTGTCATTCATGGAGGACGCCGAATTTCGGGAACAGTTGCTGCTTCAGGCTCAAAAAACTCTTCCCTTCCCATCATTGCCGCAACGCTGCTTGCAGAAAAAGGAACCTTTACTCTTCACCGGATTCCTGAATTGCATGATATCGAAACGTTCACGCAACTGCTTCAGCATCTCGGTGTAGAAACCACCTTCAACAACAATACGCTCAGGGTTTCAACCGAAAACGTTCAAAGCATCCTTGCTCCTTACGAGCTGGTAAAAAAAATGCGGGCATCGATCTATGTGCTTGGCCCGTTGCTTGCCCGATTCGGAGAAGCAAAAGTTTCGCTGCCGGGAGGATGTGCCTTCGGCCCTCGTCCTATAGACCTTCACCTGATGGCTATGGAAAAACTCGGAGCTGAAATAAAAATAGAAACCGGCTTTATTACCGCCTCGGTAAAAGGCAAAAAACTTCGTGGCGCACACATCGATTTTCCTGTTTCATCAGTTGGCGCAACAGGAAATGCTCTGATGGCTGCCGTTCTCGCCAAAGGTACCACGACAATCACCAATGCTGCTGCCGAGCCTGAAATCGAAACCCTCTGTCATTTTCTCTCTGCAATGGGAGCCTGCATCGATGGAACGGGAACCACGAAACTCGTCATCGAAGGGGTTGCAACGCTTCAAGCCATTGAATTCACCAATGTATTCGACAGGATCGAGGCTGCAACACTTCTTGCCGCTGCGGCAATTACCGGCGGCTCGATCACGCTGAACGGTGTTGAACCCTCACAACTTAAAGCCGTCCTGAAAAAATTTGTTCATGCAGGCTGCCAGATAAGCACACAAAGCGACAGTGTAACCCTTATAAGCCCCGAACAGCTTCTGCCTACCGATGTAACAGCAAAACCTTACCCATCCTTTCCCACTGACATGCAGGCACAGTGGATTGCCCTCATGACCCAGGCGTCAGGAAAAAGTCTGATTACCGACAGGGTTTATCATGAACGTTTCAATCACATTCCTGAACTGAACCGGCTTGGTGCCCATATTGAAATTAAAAACAATCAGGCTGTTGTTCACGGACCCCGCAAACTATCGGGAACGACCGTCATGTCAACCGATTTGAGGGCATCAGCAAGCCTTGTACTTGCCGGTCTGGTTGCCGAAGGGATCACCGAGGTGCTGCGCGTCTATCATCTCGACCGTGGCTATGAAAAGATTGAAATGAAGCTCAACGCCCTCGGCGCACAGATCAGTCGGGAAAAATACAAGGAGTTCAGTTGA
- the acnB gene encoding bifunctional aconitate hydratase 2/2-methylisocitrate dehydratase produces the protein MSLVSQYRAHSEEREQLGIPPLPLTAEQTRSLIELLMQGQVQEQEYLLELFNEHISPGVDDAAFEKAAFLDSIIKGECTCAAISPVDAVAILGTMLGGYNVKPLTDALSHADEHICRAAADVLKKILLVYDSFDVVVELSSSNAYAKEVLQSWADAEWFTTRPLLPEKMTLTVFKVPGETNTDDLSPASEAFTRSDIPLHARCMLGSKMDDPIGTITRLKAKGYPLAYVGDVVGTGSSRKSGINSVQWHLGEDIPAVPNKRTGSVVIGGIVAPIFFNTAEDSGALPIQTDVTAMEMGDVIDLYVYKGIIEKNGAVIAEFSISPKTLIDEVRAGGRIPLIIGRNLTRKARKTLGLGEDSVFQRPEQPEDTGKGYTLAQKMIGKACGMKGVRPGMYVEPETLTVGSQDTTGAMTRDEVKELAALSFSADLAMQSFCHTAAYPKPSDVKLHRTLPYFMMSRGGVALRPGDGVIHTWLNRMALPDTLGTGADSHTRFPIGISFPGGSGLVAFTAVTGTMPLNVPESVLVRFTGKLQPGITLRDLVNAIPYVALKKGLLTVEKKGKKNIFAGRILEIEGLPDLKVEQAFELSDASAERSAAACTVRLSKEPVIEYLSSNIKLLEQMIEEGYGDAGTLRRRIGKMEEWLQNPVLLEPDSDAEYAAVIDIDMNTIKEPVLACPNDPDDVMTLSEVLLDDARPKTINEVFVGSCMTNIGHFRALGEVLRNKGVAAARLWVVPPTKMDMKKLIEEGYYAVFGAAGARTELPGCSLCMGNQARVADNAVVFSTSTRNFDNRMGTGAQVYLGSAELAAVCALLGHLPNRDEYLEIFNRQLSGDKAQNVYRYLKFNEIEKEELQLLVD, from the coding sequence ATGAGTCTTGTAAGCCAGTATCGCGCACATAGTGAAGAAAGAGAACAACTCGGCATTCCGCCGCTGCCGCTTACCGCTGAACAGACCCGTTCACTGATTGAGCTTTTAATGCAGGGTCAGGTTCAGGAGCAGGAGTATCTCCTTGAACTCTTCAATGAACATATCAGTCCCGGTGTTGACGATGCTGCTTTTGAAAAGGCCGCTTTTCTTGACAGTATCATAAAAGGGGAGTGCACGTGTGCCGCGATCAGCCCTGTCGATGCGGTCGCCATTCTTGGAACGATGCTTGGCGGGTATAATGTAAAACCCCTGACCGACGCATTGAGTCATGCCGATGAACATATATGCCGCGCAGCAGCCGATGTGCTCAAGAAAATTCTGCTTGTGTACGACTCATTTGATGTGGTTGTGGAACTCTCGTCATCCAACGCCTATGCAAAAGAGGTTCTTCAATCCTGGGCGGATGCTGAGTGGTTTACCACAAGACCACTGCTTCCTGAAAAAATGACGCTTACGGTTTTCAAGGTACCCGGCGAAACCAACACTGATGATCTCTCGCCGGCAAGCGAGGCCTTTACCCGAAGCGATATTCCCCTGCACGCGCGCTGCATGCTTGGATCGAAAATGGACGATCCGATCGGGACCATTACCCGGCTCAAAGCCAAAGGTTATCCTCTCGCGTATGTCGGTGATGTGGTCGGTACCGGTTCGAGCAGAAAATCAGGAATCAATTCGGTGCAGTGGCATCTTGGTGAGGATATTCCGGCAGTGCCGAACAAAAGAACAGGCAGTGTTGTGATCGGCGGTATTGTTGCGCCTATTTTTTTCAATACTGCGGAAGATTCCGGTGCCTTGCCGATTCAGACGGATGTTACCGCCATGGAAATGGGCGATGTGATTGATCTTTACGTATACAAGGGGATCATTGAAAAAAACGGTGCTGTTATAGCGGAATTTTCGATTTCTCCCAAAACGCTTATTGATGAGGTGCGGGCAGGAGGAAGAATTCCTCTTATTATCGGCAGAAATCTTACCAGAAAAGCAAGAAAGACGCTTGGTCTTGGCGAGGATAGTGTTTTTCAGCGTCCCGAGCAGCCCGAAGATACCGGAAAAGGTTACACCCTTGCCCAGAAAATGATCGGGAAGGCATGTGGAATGAAAGGGGTAAGGCCAGGTATGTATGTTGAACCTGAAACCCTTACGGTTGGCTCACAGGATACGACAGGAGCCATGACCCGTGATGAGGTCAAGGAGCTTGCGGCATTGAGTTTCAGCGCGGATCTTGCCATGCAGAGCTTTTGCCATACCGCAGCCTATCCGAAACCATCGGATGTGAAGCTTCACCGAACGCTTCCGTACTTTATGATGAGCAGGGGAGGGGTCGCGCTCAGGCCTGGCGACGGTGTTATTCATACATGGCTGAACCGCATGGCGCTTCCCGACACGCTGGGTACCGGTGCTGATTCCCATACCCGGTTTCCTATCGGCATTTCCTTCCCCGGAGGGTCAGGTCTTGTTGCATTTACCGCAGTGACGGGCACCATGCCGTTGAACGTTCCTGAATCCGTACTTGTTCGTTTTACCGGTAAACTGCAGCCAGGCATTACCTTGCGCGATCTTGTCAATGCCATACCCTATGTTGCATTGAAAAAGGGTCTTTTAACCGTTGAGAAAAAAGGGAAGAAAAATATCTTCGCAGGCCGCATCCTTGAAATCGAGGGATTGCCGGATCTCAAGGTAGAGCAGGCATTCGAGCTCAGCGATGCGTCTGCAGAACGAAGCGCAGCAGCCTGTACGGTACGTCTTTCGAAAGAACCGGTTATCGAGTACCTCAGCTCGAATATCAAGCTGCTCGAGCAGATGATTGAAGAGGGGTACGGGGATGCCGGGACCCTTCGTCGTCGTATCGGGAAGATGGAGGAGTGGCTTCAAAATCCGGTGCTTCTTGAACCCGATTCCGACGCTGAATATGCCGCTGTGATCGATATTGATATGAACACGATCAAGGAGCCTGTTCTTGCCTGTCCGAATGATCCTGATGATGTGATGACGCTCAGCGAAGTGCTGCTCGATGATGCCAGACCTAAAACCATCAACGAAGTATTTGTAGGGAGCTGTATGACCAATATCGGTCATTTCCGCGCACTTGGCGAGGTGCTCAGAAACAAGGGCGTTGCTGCTGCCCGCCTCTGGGTGGTTCCTCCAACCAAGATGGATATGAAAAAGCTTATAGAGGAGGGTTATTATGCCGTTTTCGGTGCTGCGGGAGCCCGAACCGAGCTGCCTGGATGTTCTCTTTGCATGGGTAACCAGGCGCGAGTTGCCGATAATGCCGTTGTGTTTTCAACAAGCACAAGAAACTTTGATAACCGCATGGGTACGGGCGCCCAGGTCTATCTTGGCTCTGCTGAGCTTGCTGCCGTTTGCGCCCTTCTTGGTCATCTGCCGAACCGTGACGAATATCTGGAGATCTTTAACCGGCAGCTCTCGGGCGATAAGGCACAAAACGTTTATCGTTATTTGAAGTTCAATGAGATCGAAAAAGAAGAATTACAGTTGCTTGTTGACTAA
- the nadB gene encoding L-aspartate oxidase gives MTESINTDVLVIGSGIGGLYFAIHMADHAKVTIITKKESSTSNTNWAQGGIAATIDSSDSAELHIADTLDAGAGLCDKTMVSFMVHEGPRHIQRLIELGVQFTTTDHDHLHLGKEGGHSRSRIVHAQDLTGREVENALLNRVNSHPNITILEHHFAIELLTEHHLGIKTNDITCYGAYVLDSKQRIPKKILSKVTMLASGGLGQIYPYTTNPDIATGDGVAMAYRAGAEISNMEFIQFHPTSLCHPKAKSYLISEAVRGFGGILKLKNGQEFMHKYDKRLNLAPRDIVARAIDSEIKKSGEECVFLDVTHIDPEKTKEHFPNIYETCLHYGIDMTREMIPVVPAAHYSCGGIRIDAEGRSTINRLYACGETSCTGVHGANRLASNSLLEALVFSYRAFQNICTQLNEITLNVEVPDWDDTGTVNPEEWILVSHNKKEAQQVMNDYVGIVRSDLRLQRAKRRMDFLKDETEAYYKKTKITTQILELRNIIKVSSLIIEGAIKRRESRGLHFTTDYPKSDNKHFLIDTVLRSF, from the coding sequence ATGACCGAATCGATCAATACAGACGTCCTTGTCATCGGAAGTGGAATCGGAGGGCTTTATTTCGCCATCCATATGGCTGACCATGCAAAAGTGACCATCATCACAAAAAAGGAAAGCTCCACCTCAAATACAAACTGGGCGCAAGGAGGCATTGCCGCAACCATTGACAGTAGTGACAGTGCGGAACTGCATATTGCCGATACGCTTGATGCCGGGGCCGGCCTGTGCGACAAGACGATGGTTTCTTTCATGGTGCATGAAGGTCCCCGACACATCCAGCGCCTGATTGAACTCGGCGTTCAGTTCACAACCACCGACCATGATCATCTGCATCTGGGAAAAGAGGGTGGCCATTCACGCAGCAGAATTGTTCATGCGCAGGATCTTACCGGACGCGAAGTTGAAAACGCCCTTCTCAATCGGGTAAACAGCCATCCGAACATTACCATTCTCGAACACCACTTTGCCATTGAGCTGCTCACAGAGCACCATCTTGGCATAAAAACCAACGACATAACCTGTTATGGCGCTTATGTGCTTGATTCGAAACAGAGAATACCAAAAAAAATCCTGTCGAAAGTAACCATGCTTGCTTCAGGAGGACTTGGTCAGATCTATCCCTATACCACCAATCCTGATATTGCAACCGGAGACGGGGTTGCCATGGCATACCGTGCCGGCGCGGAAATCTCCAATATGGAGTTCATTCAGTTTCATCCGACATCCCTCTGCCACCCTAAAGCCAAATCATATCTCATCTCTGAAGCAGTCAGGGGGTTCGGCGGCATTCTCAAGCTGAAAAACGGACAGGAGTTCATGCATAAATACGACAAACGCCTGAACCTTGCACCCAGAGACATTGTTGCGCGAGCAATAGATTCTGAAATAAAAAAATCAGGAGAAGAGTGCGTTTTTCTTGACGTTACCCATATTGATCCAGAAAAAACAAAAGAACACTTCCCCAATATTTACGAAACCTGCCTGCACTACGGCATCGACATGACCAGAGAGATGATCCCCGTCGTTCCTGCTGCACACTACTCCTGCGGAGGAATACGAATCGATGCGGAGGGAAGAAGCACCATCAACCGCCTTTATGCCTGCGGCGAAACAAGCTGCACAGGCGTCCACGGAGCAAACCGCCTGGCAAGCAACTCTCTGCTCGAAGCGCTTGTGTTCTCGTATCGTGCTTTTCAGAACATCTGTACCCAGCTCAATGAGATCACGCTCAATGTTGAGGTTCCCGACTGGGATGATACGGGAACCGTCAATCCGGAAGAGTGGATACTTGTTTCGCATAATAAAAAAGAGGCCCAGCAGGTGATGAACGACTATGTGGGCATTGTGCGCAGCGACTTGCGTTTGCAGCGGGCAAAACGAAGAATGGACTTTCTGAAGGATGAAACCGAAGCCTATTATAAAAAGACCAAAATAACCACCCAGATTCTTGAGCTGAGAAACATCATCAAGGTGTCAAGCCTGATTATTGAAGGCGCAATCAAACGAAGGGAATCAAGAGGCCTGCACTTCACAACGGATTATCCGAAAAGTGATAACAAGCATTTTCTTATCGATACCGTTCTCAGATCGTTCTGA
- a CDS encoding DedA family protein — protein sequence MPLQTVRSLDELILWGGYILLFAVIFSETGLFAGFFLPGDSLLITAGLIAASGDLDIRAVIATLIAGAVCGDSTGYLIGRQLQKNFFKKEDSRFFHRKHLQKTEAFYQKHGAKAVFLARFIPVLRSFAATLAGVTVMPYRVFLFYSVSGAIIWVLCFTFTGYFIASVFPDVVTYLHSIILVGIVLIILSALRQLRPVKNS from the coding sequence ATGCCGCTGCAGACTGTGCGATCCCTTGATGAACTTATTCTCTGGGGCGGCTATATTCTTCTTTTCGCTGTAATTTTTTCAGAAACAGGTCTGTTTGCAGGCTTTTTTCTCCCGGGCGACTCACTGCTCATAACCGCAGGACTCATCGCCGCTTCAGGAGATCTCGACATCAGGGCAGTCATCGCAACGCTTATTGCCGGCGCTGTTTGTGGCGACTCAACCGGATATCTCATTGGGCGCCAACTGCAAAAGAATTTTTTCAAAAAAGAGGATTCCAGATTCTTTCACCGTAAGCATCTTCAAAAAACAGAGGCTTTTTATCAAAAACATGGGGCAAAAGCTGTTTTTCTTGCGCGATTTATACCGGTACTCCGCAGTTTTGCCGCAACACTTGCGGGAGTTACCGTTATGCCCTACAGGGTATTTCTCTTTTACAGTGTTTCCGGAGCAATTATCTGGGTACTTTGTTTTACTTTTACTGGATACTTTATTGCAAGCGTCTTCCCTGACGTTGTCACCTATCTGCACTCCATCATACTCGTAGGGATAGTGCTGATAATCCTCAGCGCGCTGCGCCAACTCAGACCGGTAAAAAATTCATGA
- a CDS encoding murein hydrolase activator EnvC family protein yields MMFFVALPLSEARSVPVNRELGSIINERKSVELTLKNLKKQLDAYQTKLNVTARKESQSLKILENIRSQILVLERLINENQQYMSRLDDDIDRLGGELDSNRTIHRKVSEDFRRTAVSVYKYGRNREAEHLFASGSANEALIRSQYMGFFSRAVRSDVQKLERAADQLENSRMTLEKSYREKAAAVSEQQKQLRTYDESKKEKEKVLAELKKNKKVYAGQIAETQKKRKTLQSRIQGLVMAEQRVIAAEKERQRKILEARRLEQQRLEAARLENKRLEAKNQEENRKGSEQKEVAAQSVPGKKGKKKSEKQAEPAFSRQPVRVVPASPDIELEKVSVNFERAYGSLPWPVRGGVVAQRFGSVEDRDLKIVRTNNGIDISVPVGTPVRAVSGGKVVQIAYMPTFGNIVIVRHPDSYLTVYANLGSLRVAKNEVIKSQQLIGVSGKMPEGGSVVHFEIWKGRVKQNPEQWLRR; encoded by the coding sequence ATGATGTTTTTTGTGGCACTTCCTCTTTCTGAGGCGAGGAGCGTGCCGGTTAACAGGGAGCTTGGAAGCATTATCAATGAGAGAAAATCGGTTGAACTGACCCTTAAAAATCTGAAAAAGCAACTCGACGCATATCAGACGAAGCTCAATGTTACCGCTCGAAAAGAGTCTCAATCCTTAAAAATACTTGAGAATATCAGGAGTCAGATTCTGGTTCTTGAAAGGCTTATCAATGAAAACCAGCAATATATGTCGAGGCTGGATGACGACATTGACCGGCTTGGCGGAGAACTCGACAGCAATCGCACTATTCACCGAAAGGTATCGGAGGATTTTAGAAGGACCGCGGTTTCAGTATACAAGTATGGGCGAAATCGGGAGGCAGAGCATCTTTTTGCTTCAGGTTCTGCCAATGAAGCTTTGATCAGGTCACAGTATATGGGTTTTTTTTCCAGAGCTGTAAGGAGCGACGTTCAAAAGCTCGAAAGAGCAGCCGATCAACTTGAAAACAGTCGAATGACGCTTGAAAAAAGCTACAGGGAGAAAGCCGCTGCGGTCAGTGAACAGCAGAAGCAATTGAGAACCTATGATGAGAGCAAAAAAGAAAAAGAGAAAGTGCTTGCCGAGCTTAAAAAAAACAAGAAAGTATATGCCGGCCAGATTGCCGAAACACAAAAAAAACGAAAAACGTTACAGTCAAGAATTCAGGGACTTGTCATGGCTGAACAACGTGTTATAGCGGCAGAAAAGGAGCGACAGCGAAAAATTCTGGAGGCAAGGCGTCTTGAACAGCAGCGTCTTGAAGCAGCTCGTCTCGAAAACAAACGGCTTGAAGCAAAAAATCAGGAGGAAAACCGTAAGGGTAGTGAGCAAAAAGAGGTTGCTGCACAGTCAGTGCCGGGCAAAAAAGGTAAAAAGAAGTCCGAAAAACAAGCCGAACCGGCTTTTTCCCGGCAGCCTGTAAGGGTTGTGCCCGCAAGTCCGGATATAGAGCTTGAAAAAGTTTCGGTAAATTTTGAACGGGCCTATGGTTCATTGCCCTGGCCTGTCAGAGGCGGCGTTGTGGCGCAGCGATTTGGCTCGGTTGAGGATCGGGATCTTAAAATCGTGCGAACCAATAACGGTATCGATATTTCCGTGCCCGTAGGTACCCCTGTTCGGGCTGTCTCCGGAGGAAAGGTTGTACAGATAGCCTATATGCCGACATTTGGAAATATTGTTATTGTTCGTCACCCCGACTCATATCTTACCGTCTATGCCAATCTCGGTTCGTTGCGTGTTGCCAAAAATGAGGTGATCAAGTCTCAACAGCTTATCGGCGTTTCCGGAAAAATGCCTGAAGGAGGCTCTGTGGTTCATTTTGAAATATGGAAAGGGCGTGTCAAACAGAATCCTGAACAATGGTTGAGAAGGTAA
- a CDS encoding AEC family transporter: protein MSDIVFLLAPIFVFFLIGFVLQRARVIDAPASSFLLKLVYTLTLPALVLSLFPYVVISQGMLFLPVISGCIVLGTLAAALATGKVLSMPPKSYAVLASGSMIMNLSIVIPFVKSFYGDEGLSRLVLFDFINGLAAFTIAYSISCRYGASGHQGIAKRLLSSPPLWALIAGLLMNFLSLRFNPLSANILHSIGELTSPLLLLALGASIKLSKINPLYLAAGVFTRMVLGFALGLGLAELFRLQGIDRAIAVLCAAAPAGFNTLTFASLEKLDVDYATTLVTITMIIAMLIMPILLTLL from the coding sequence ATGTCCGACATTGTATTTTTGCTTGCTCCGATTTTTGTTTTTTTTCTCATCGGCTTCGTATTGCAGCGAGCCCGGGTTATCGACGCGCCCGCATCTTCGTTTCTTCTGAAACTTGTTTATACGCTGACACTTCCCGCCCTTGTCCTTTCGCTTTTCCCCTATGTGGTCATTTCACAAGGAATGCTTTTTCTTCCGGTTATTTCAGGGTGTATTGTACTGGGCACCCTTGCCGCAGCACTCGCTACCGGCAAAGTACTCTCCATGCCCCCGAAATCCTATGCCGTTCTCGCTTCAGGATCAATGATCATGAACCTCAGCATCGTCATACCATTTGTTAAATCTTTCTATGGTGATGAAGGTCTTTCCCGTCTTGTTCTGTTTGATTTCATAAACGGTCTGGCTGCATTTACCATTGCATACTCTATTTCCTGCCGATACGGGGCCTCCGGGCATCAGGGCATCGCAAAGCGCCTTTTAAGTTCCCCGCCTTTATGGGCCCTTATTGCGGGCCTCCTCATGAATTTTCTCTCGCTGCGATTCAATCCCCTCTCAGCCAATATCCTGCATAGTATCGGAGAGCTCACAAGCCCGCTTTTGCTTCTCGCACTGGGCGCATCGATAAAACTTTCAAAAATCAACCCTCTATATCTTGCCGCGGGCGTATTCACAAGAATGGTGCTCGGATTTGCCCTGGGACTTGGACTGGCAGAACTTTTCAGACTGCAGGGAATAGATCGGGCAATCGCCGTGCTCTGTGCCGCAGCTCCCGCCGGATTCAATACCCTGACGTTTGCCTCGCTTGAAAAACTTGATGTTGATTACGCAACAACGCTTGTTACGATAACCATGATTATCGCGATGCTCATCATGCCGATTCTTCTCACTCTGTTGTAA